One Micromonospora eburnea genomic region harbors:
- a CDS encoding histone-like nucleoid-structuring protein Lsr2 translates to MARKVITVLTDDLDGGKADRTVEFGLDGVAYTIDVSDENAGVLRKALDPYISAGRRIGRGPVESVRTARRTARAATSGMDREQNRAIREWATKNGYEISERGRIPVSVVEAYKNR, encoded by the coding sequence ATGGCAAGGAAAGTAATCACTGTTCTGACCGACGACCTCGACGGCGGAAAGGCGGATCGGACCGTCGAGTTCGGTCTGGACGGCGTGGCCTACACGATCGACGTCTCCGACGAGAACGCCGGCGTCCTGCGCAAGGCCCTGGACCCGTACATCAGCGCTGGCAGGCGGATCGGTCGCGGACCGGTGGAGAGCGTACGCACGGCGCGCCGCACGGCCCGCGCGGCCACCTCCGGAATGGACCGGGAGCAGAACCGCGCCATCCGGGAATGGGCCACGAAGAACGGCTACGAGATTTCCGAGCGGGGCCGGATCCCCGTCTCGGTGGTGGAGGCGTACAAGAACCGCTGA
- a CDS encoding DEAD/DEAH box helicase, translated as MSSAPTPTDATIPDDADAAPAFADLGLRAELLGALSALGYEEPTPIQREAIPPLLAGRDLLGQAATGTGKTAAFALPLLQRMPDERTGGDPTSLVLVPTRELAVQVSEAFHRYGKDLGTRVLPIYGGQPIGRQLRALDLGVDVVVATPGRALDHIARGTLRLGSLATVVLDEADEMLDMGFAEDIEAILEHAPAERQTVLFSATMPTRIDGLARQHLTDPVRIQIEREQPVAGEAPRVRQSAYIVARAHKPAALGRVLDVESPTAAIVFCRSREEVDRLTETMNGRGYRAEALHGGMSQEQRDRVMGRLRSGTADLLVATDVAARGLDVEQLSHVVNYDVPSAPESYVHRIGRVGRAGREGVAITLAEPREHRMLKTIERVTGQRITVDKIPTVADLRTRRLELTQAALRESLLEDDLEPFRAIVESLTDEFDMMEVALAAVRLAHEATLPGTADEEEEIPQVTVRPPREQRGYEGRERRPAGRPRPGGTTQVFIGLGRRAGVRPQDLVGAITGETQVSGRDIGSIEIADRFSLVEVPYAVADEVIRGLRGSTIKGRKATVRRDRDGDGRDRR; from the coding sequence ATGAGTTCCGCACCAACGCCCACCGACGCCACCATCCCCGACGACGCCGACGCGGCGCCCGCCTTCGCGGATCTCGGGCTGCGCGCCGAACTGCTGGGCGCGCTGTCCGCGCTCGGCTACGAGGAGCCCACCCCGATCCAGCGGGAGGCGATCCCACCCCTGCTCGCCGGCCGGGACCTGCTTGGGCAGGCGGCGACGGGCACGGGCAAGACGGCCGCCTTCGCCCTGCCGTTGCTACAGCGGATGCCCGACGAACGCACGGGCGGGGATCCGACGTCGCTGGTGCTGGTGCCTACCCGGGAGCTGGCGGTGCAGGTCTCCGAGGCGTTCCACCGGTACGGCAAGGACCTCGGCACCCGGGTCCTGCCGATCTACGGCGGCCAGCCGATCGGCCGGCAGTTGCGCGCCCTCGACCTGGGTGTGGACGTGGTGGTGGCGACGCCGGGCCGGGCGCTGGACCATATCGCGCGGGGCACCCTGCGGCTGGGTTCGCTGGCCACGGTGGTGCTGGACGAGGCCGACGAGATGCTCGACATGGGTTTCGCCGAGGACATCGAGGCGATCCTGGAGCACGCCCCCGCCGAACGGCAGACGGTGCTCTTCTCGGCGACCATGCCGACGCGTATCGACGGACTGGCCCGCCAGCACCTGACCGACCCGGTGCGCATCCAGATCGAACGCGAGCAGCCGGTGGCCGGCGAGGCACCCCGGGTGCGGCAGAGCGCGTACATCGTGGCGCGGGCGCACAAACCGGCCGCGCTGGGCCGGGTGCTGGACGTGGAGTCGCCGACCGCGGCGATCGTGTTCTGCCGCAGCCGGGAGGAGGTGGACCGACTCACCGAGACGATGAACGGCCGGGGCTACCGGGCCGAGGCGCTGCACGGCGGGATGAGCCAGGAGCAGCGGGACCGGGTGATGGGCCGGCTGCGCTCGGGCACCGCCGACCTGCTGGTGGCCACCGACGTGGCGGCCCGCGGGCTGGACGTCGAGCAGCTCAGCCACGTCGTCAACTACGACGTCCCCTCGGCGCCGGAGTCGTACGTGCACCGGATCGGCCGAGTGGGCCGGGCCGGCCGGGAGGGCGTGGCGATCACCCTCGCGGAGCCGCGCGAGCATCGGATGCTCAAGACCATCGAGCGGGTCACCGGCCAGCGGATCACGGTCGACAAGATCCCGACGGTGGCGGATCTGCGGACCCGGCGGCTGGAGCTGACCCAGGCGGCGCTGCGGGAGTCGCTGCTGGAGGACGACCTGGAGCCGTTCCGGGCGATCGTGGAGTCTCTGACCGACGAGTTCGACATGATGGAGGTCGCGCTCGCCGCGGTGCGGCTGGCCCACGAGGCGACCCTCCCCGGCACAGCCGACGAGGAGGAGGAGATCCCGCAGGTCACGGTCCGCCCGCCGCGGGAGCAGCGCGGGTACGAGGGCCGGGAGCGACGCCCCGCGGGACGCCCCCGCCCCGGCGGTACGACCCAGGTGTTCATCGGCCTGGGCCGGCGGGCCGGGGTGCGCCCGCAGGATCTGGTCGGGGCGATCACCGGGGAGACCCAGGTCAGCGGGCGGGACATCGGCTCGATCGAGATCGCCGACCGGTTCTCCCTGGTGGAGGTCCCGTACGCGGTCGCCGACGAGGTGATCCGGGGGCTGCGCGGCAGCACCATCAAGGGCCGCAAGGCGACCGTACGCCGGGATCGGGACGGCGACGGCCGCGACCGCCGGTAA
- the lon gene encoding endopeptidase La encodes MATLPVLPLTDAVLLPGMVIPVTLDPTTQAAVDAARASGDKELLAVPRIDGDYGPVGVIATIEKVGRLPSGEPAAVIRGLTRARIGSGVPGPGAALWVEATELDEPSPAGRARELAREYRALMTSVLQQRGAWQVIDAMERMTDLSELADAAGYAPWLSLAQKTELLAAPDVTARLELLVGWVKEHLAEQEVTERINSDVREGLEKSQREFLLRQQLAAIRKELGEDEPEGSADYRSRVESADLPEKVREAALREVGKLERASDASPEAGWIRTWLDTVLEMPWNTRTEDNTDLAAARAVLDADHAGLADVKDRILEYLAVRNRRAERNLGVVGGRGSGAVLALAGPPGVGKTSLGESVARALGRNFVRVSLGGVRDEAEIRGHRRTYVGALPGRIVRALLEAGSMNPVVLLDEVDKLAAGYSGDPAAALLEVLDPAQNHTFRDHYLEVDLDLSDVLFLATANVVEAIPGPLLDRMELVALDGYTEDEKVAIARDHLLPRQRERAGLTADEVTVTDEALARIAGEHTREAGVRQLERALAKILRKVAVALATDPAPVRVDDDNLTRYLGRPKFTPESAERTAVPGVATGLAVTGAGGDVLFIEATSMAGEPGLTLTGQLGDVMKESAHIAWSYLRSNGRRFGLDPNALAGRRIHLHVPAGAVPKDGPSAGITMVTALASLVTGRPVRPEFGMTGEVTLSGRVLPIGGVKQKLLAAHRAGLTEVIIPKRNEPDLDDLPTEVREALTIHTLADVADVLALALRPADVDAETLGGQPLTAA; translated from the coding sequence ATGGCAACTCTTCCGGTACTTCCGCTGACCGACGCCGTCCTGCTGCCCGGCATGGTCATCCCGGTGACCCTCGACCCGACCACCCAGGCCGCGGTCGACGCGGCCCGCGCCAGCGGCGACAAGGAGCTCCTCGCCGTTCCCCGCATCGACGGCGACTACGGCCCCGTCGGCGTGATCGCCACGATCGAGAAGGTGGGCCGGCTGCCCAGCGGCGAGCCCGCCGCCGTGATCCGCGGCCTCACCCGCGCCCGGATCGGTTCCGGCGTGCCCGGACCCGGCGCCGCGCTCTGGGTCGAGGCGACCGAACTCGACGAACCATCCCCGGCCGGCCGGGCCCGGGAACTCGCCCGCGAGTACCGCGCGCTGATGACGTCCGTCCTCCAGCAGCGCGGCGCCTGGCAGGTCATCGACGCCATGGAACGGATGACCGACCTCTCCGAACTGGCCGACGCCGCCGGCTACGCGCCCTGGCTCAGCCTGGCGCAGAAGACCGAACTGCTCGCCGCGCCGGACGTCACCGCCCGGCTGGAGCTGCTGGTCGGCTGGGTGAAGGAGCACCTGGCCGAGCAGGAGGTCACCGAACGGATCAACAGTGACGTCCGCGAGGGGCTGGAGAAGTCGCAGCGGGAGTTCCTGCTCCGCCAGCAGCTCGCCGCGATCCGCAAGGAGCTCGGCGAGGACGAGCCCGAGGGCTCCGCCGACTACCGGTCCCGCGTCGAGTCCGCCGACCTGCCCGAGAAGGTCCGCGAGGCGGCCCTGCGCGAGGTCGGCAAGCTGGAGCGGGCCAGCGACGCCTCGCCCGAGGCGGGCTGGATCCGTACCTGGCTCGACACCGTCCTCGAGATGCCGTGGAACACGCGTACCGAGGACAACACCGACCTGGCCGCGGCCCGCGCCGTGCTCGACGCCGACCACGCCGGCCTGGCCGACGTGAAGGACCGCATCCTGGAATACCTGGCGGTGCGCAACCGGCGCGCGGAACGCAACCTCGGCGTGGTCGGCGGCCGCGGCTCCGGCGCGGTGCTCGCCCTCGCCGGCCCACCCGGCGTCGGCAAGACCAGCCTCGGCGAGTCCGTCGCCCGGGCGCTGGGCCGCAACTTCGTCCGGGTCTCCCTCGGCGGCGTCCGCGACGAGGCGGAGATCCGCGGTCACCGGCGCACCTACGTCGGCGCGCTGCCCGGCCGGATCGTCCGCGCGCTGCTCGAGGCGGGTTCGATGAACCCGGTCGTGCTCCTCGACGAGGTCGACAAGCTGGCCGCCGGCTACTCCGGCGACCCGGCCGCAGCCCTGCTGGAGGTGCTCGACCCGGCGCAGAACCACACCTTCCGCGACCACTACCTCGAGGTCGACCTCGACCTGTCCGACGTGCTCTTCCTGGCCACCGCCAACGTGGTGGAGGCCATCCCCGGCCCGCTGCTGGACCGGATGGAGCTGGTCGCCCTCGACGGCTACACCGAGGACGAGAAGGTGGCCATCGCCCGGGACCACCTGCTGCCCCGGCAGCGGGAGCGGGCCGGGCTGACCGCCGACGAGGTGACCGTCACCGACGAGGCGCTGGCCCGGATCGCGGGGGAACACACCCGGGAGGCCGGCGTACGGCAGCTCGAACGGGCCCTCGCCAAGATCCTGCGCAAGGTCGCCGTGGCCCTGGCCACCGACCCGGCACCGGTCCGGGTGGACGACGACAACCTGACCCGCTACCTGGGCCGGCCGAAGTTCACCCCGGAATCGGCGGAGCGGACCGCGGTGCCCGGCGTGGCCACCGGACTGGCGGTCACCGGCGCCGGCGGCGACGTGCTCTTCATCGAGGCGACCAGCATGGCGGGCGAACCGGGCCTGACCCTGACCGGCCAGCTCGGCGACGTGATGAAGGAGTCCGCGCACATCGCGTGGTCGTACCTGCGGTCGAACGGGCGGCGGTTCGGGCTGGACCCGAACGCCCTCGCCGGGCGGCGGATCCACCTGCACGTCCCGGCCGGCGCGGTGCCGAAGGACGGCCCGAGTGCCGGCATCACCATGGTGACCGCGCTGGCCTCCCTGGTTACCGGCCGGCCGGTGCGCCCCGAGTTCGGGATGACCGGCGAGGTGACCCTCTCCGGCCGGGTGCTGCCCATCGGCGGCGTGAAGCAGAAGCTGCTCGCCGCCCACCGGGCCGGCCTGACCGAGGTGATCATCCCGAAGCGCAACGAGCCGGACCTCGACGACCTGCCCACCGAGGTACGCGAGGCGTTGACCATCCACACCCTCGCCGACGTCGCCGACGTGCTCGCCCTGGCGCTGCGCCCGGCCGACGTCGACGCGGAGACGCTCGGCGGCCAGCCCCTCACCGCGGCCTGA
- a CDS encoding MDR family MFS transporter, with translation MAGWWRQTGGGLPRTFWYLWASTLINRLGSFVAIYLGVYLVSVRHFDPSYAGMVIGLHGAGSALGTLLGGIVADRWGRRPAMLSGNVAAAATALGLGLTDRPVAIAALTLTLGLFLGVARPAFTATIIDVVGERDRLRALTLNYWAINIGFSVAATVAGVLIRAEPLLLFVLNAAVLLGTAALIALKVPESRPAPETVGQRDRADRGGLGTVLRDRVFLTFTALTGLIWLCIEANAMLPVALRADGLPASAYGPVIAVNGLMIVAGQLFVPRLIARFDRSRTIAVAAVVIGAGFAVTAMADTILLYGLSVLVWTLGEMMMTPANSALTADLSPAAQRGRYQGVYSLGYAFASFAGPTVGGLVTSRFGDTVLWLGLGGLALLVALGNLLAGPARTRQIEGLRAPAPDPARPVPAPV, from the coding sequence ATGGCAGGCTGGTGGCGACAGACCGGAGGCGGCCTGCCCCGCACGTTCTGGTATCTCTGGGCCTCCACCCTGATCAACCGGCTGGGCAGCTTCGTCGCCATCTACCTCGGCGTCTACCTGGTCTCGGTGCGCCACTTCGACCCGTCGTACGCCGGGATGGTGATCGGGTTGCACGGGGCGGGCAGCGCGCTCGGCACGCTGCTCGGCGGCATCGTCGCGGACCGGTGGGGGCGGCGGCCGGCGATGCTTTCCGGCAACGTCGCCGCGGCGGCGACCGCGCTCGGGCTGGGACTGACCGACCGACCGGTCGCCATCGCGGCGCTCACCCTGACCCTCGGGCTCTTCCTCGGCGTGGCCCGGCCGGCGTTCACCGCCACCATCATCGACGTGGTCGGCGAGCGCGACCGGCTGCGGGCGCTGACCCTGAACTACTGGGCGATCAACATCGGGTTCTCGGTGGCCGCGACCGTCGCCGGCGTGCTGATCCGGGCCGAGCCGCTGCTGCTCTTCGTGCTCAACGCGGCCGTGCTGCTCGGCACCGCCGCCCTGATCGCGCTCAAGGTGCCCGAGTCCCGGCCCGCGCCGGAGACGGTCGGGCAACGCGACCGAGCCGACCGGGGCGGCCTCGGCACGGTGCTGCGCGACCGGGTCTTCCTCACCTTCACCGCGCTGACCGGGTTGATCTGGCTCTGCATCGAGGCGAACGCCATGCTGCCGGTGGCGTTGCGGGCCGACGGACTGCCCGCGTCGGCGTACGGGCCGGTCATCGCGGTGAACGGGCTGATGATCGTGGCGGGCCAGCTGTTCGTGCCTCGGCTGATCGCCCGCTTCGACCGCTCCCGCACCATCGCGGTGGCGGCGGTGGTGATCGGCGCCGGGTTCGCGGTCACCGCCATGGCCGACACCATCCTGCTCTACGGCCTCAGCGTGCTGGTCTGGACCCTCGGCGAGATGATGATGACGCCCGCCAACTCGGCGCTCACCGCCGACCTCTCCCCGGCCGCGCAACGCGGCCGTTACCAGGGCGTCTACTCACTCGGCTACGCCTTCGCCAGCTTCGCCGGCCCGACCGTGGGCGGCCTGGTCACCAGCCGGTTCGGCGACACCGTGCTCTGGCTCGGGCTGGGTGGGCTGGCCCTGCTGGTGGCGTTGGGCAACCTGCTCGCCGGTCCGGCGCGTACCCGACAGATCGAGGGGCTGCGGGCGCCCGCGCCGGACCCGGCCCGACCGGTGCCCGCGCCGGTGTGA
- a CDS encoding nucleoside deaminase, which produces MSVLTETDERHLRRAIELAAVAGEAGDGPFGSLLVDAEGRVLAEEVNTERTDDDISAHPELKLARWAARELGAEAAAVATMYTSCQPCGMCATAIERSGLGRVVYALSTEQLAALRPAPAPTPVAYAGPALLAEARVPFEAG; this is translated from the coding sequence AGCGTGCTGACCGAGACCGACGAACGCCACCTGCGCCGGGCCATCGAACTGGCCGCCGTCGCCGGGGAAGCGGGGGATGGCCCGTTCGGGTCGCTGCTGGTCGACGCCGAGGGGCGGGTGCTGGCCGAGGAGGTCAACACCGAGCGCACCGACGACGACATCTCCGCGCATCCGGAACTGAAGCTGGCCCGCTGGGCGGCCCGGGAACTGGGCGCCGAGGCGGCCGCGGTCGCCACCATGTACACGAGCTGCCAGCCGTGCGGCATGTGTGCGACGGCGATCGAGCGCTCCGGCCTGGGCCGGGTGGTGTACGCGCTCAGCACCGAGCAACTGGCGGCGCTGCGTCCGGCACCGGCGCCCACCCCGGTCGCGTACGCCGGTCCGGCGCTGCTCGCCGAGGCCCGCGTACCGTTCGAGGCGGGCTGA
- a CDS encoding DUF2726 domain-containing protein produces the protein MGLAKMTSSGSVAASWLRPVTAGNAPLRTRAGHLAYASRRLGELVQGRPPGVTGHQWSTALREGFDQVVCAADTGRPVFAVQVSPPAPAGSAARRAERMTSVVCAAVGLPLLRVESSTLRGAEHARRLAEYVIDARSYAAGSGPESGDAVGFREIVGRLPDGRSGPVNDLGALARAAAVDAYVERRLADPIVRGLHVRWTGGAAEGWSWIEVRPGRCLVERVELYVQRFSCGVDPGRLAEDLAAVAVGERLRDLDAVEPSLVDRDELRQRIRGLAARRDELDGGFAFDHLWAD, from the coding sequence ATGGGTCTGGCGAAGATGACGAGCAGCGGCAGCGTGGCGGCTTCCTGGCTGCGTCCGGTGACGGCGGGGAACGCCCCGCTCCGCACCCGCGCCGGTCATCTCGCGTACGCCTCGCGACGGCTGGGTGAGCTGGTGCAGGGGCGGCCGCCGGGTGTGACCGGGCACCAGTGGAGCACTGCCCTGCGGGAGGGCTTCGACCAGGTGGTCTGCGCGGCCGACACCGGCCGTCCGGTCTTCGCCGTGCAGGTCTCCCCGCCGGCGCCCGCCGGTTCCGCCGCCCGCCGCGCCGAGCGGATGACCAGTGTGGTCTGCGCCGCCGTCGGCCTGCCGCTGCTGCGGGTCGAGTCGTCGACGCTGCGCGGTGCCGAACACGCCCGGCGTCTCGCCGAGTACGTCATCGACGCGCGGAGCTACGCCGCCGGCTCGGGGCCGGAGAGCGGGGACGCCGTCGGGTTCCGGGAGATCGTCGGCCGGCTGCCCGACGGGCGCAGCGGGCCGGTGAACGACCTCGGGGCGCTGGCTCGGGCCGCCGCGGTCGACGCGTACGTCGAGCGACGCCTCGCCGACCCGATCGTGCGCGGCCTGCACGTGCGGTGGACGGGCGGCGCGGCCGAGGGGTGGAGCTGGATCGAGGTGCGGCCCGGCCGGTGCCTGGTCGAACGGGTCGAACTCTACGTGCAGCGGTTCTCCTGCGGGGTGGACCCGGGCCGGCTCGCCGAGGACCTGGCCGCCGTGGCGGTGGGGGAACGGCTACGTGACCTCGACGCCGTCGAGCCGTCGCTGGTCGACCGGGACGAGCTGCGCCAGCGTATCCGGGGGCTGGCCGCCCGGCGCGACGAGCTGGACGGCGGCTTCGCCTTCGACCACCTCTGGGCGGACTGA